Genomic segment of Centropristis striata isolate RG_2023a ecotype Rhode Island chromosome 21, C.striata_1.0, whole genome shotgun sequence:
TCCAGTTtaggggactaacatcatcacacatgaataggATTGGGCTCATTGAGAaccacaagagtctcagattTTCTGTGATATCCAATTAATGCAATTCAAGACTGTTCAAGGTCCCCGTTATGCAGAAGTATTCAATACAacaggtgaaaataacacatttatactgcaCTGCATGAAAAACTGCAGTTTCTGCCCTCAAAGCGATTAGCATAaagtctgtaaaggggagacttgtgggttcCCATTTATTTAGATATCTTAAGGTCAGACGTCCCTTTGAAAATGGTCAAATGGTAGTTTGTTCCTCACTTAAATTTAGCCTAACTTTAAAGCATTATTTAGCAACTTCCTAAAACAGCTGGAtatggttggtaccaatggtGAGGATGCCAGTATCTTAACTAGCTTTAAAGCTGAGTCCACTTCGGGCCCTTTTTGGGAATGAAGTACTTACCGGTCCAAAGCCCCCTCCACAGACGACATAATCTGGGTGGTTGACGACATCAAACATCTCAATTTGAACTGGAGTCTGACTGGTGGACAGCCGCCAGGCCTCAGACTGCATCTGAAATACACACAACAAGCCACTGCATCAGTTTGCTTTAGTCACTGCACTAGTCACTAGTCCTTGGCTCTTCTAAGGACTCATACTGAAGTAGACAGACTGATATTTATATaacaatgacaaagaaaagaaatgaaccTCTTTTAAGAAGGGAGACTCCACTCCGAGGTATTTGGACACCACATAGAGGCAAAAGAGGTGTCTGTCGATGCCAGCTCCAGTCATAGCCAAACGGTATAGATTCTGGTGCTTTTCTGTGGCTTCCTGGAACAAACGTCTGCACACATCTGTTGCCTGATGAGGAACAGCATAAGCGGCATGACTGCTTggcatatcacattttaaaaatagacacCGTATGATTTATGCAACGGAAATGGCAGTTAGATTAATAATTTGCAATGCAGATTTAATTTAATCAGGGAACCTTTAAATATCCGCTTTTGAGTTATTATATACTCCACCAAAATTAAGGGAGAGTTTCTGTGGTCTCACCTCTCCACCCTCCAGCGCTCGGATGAAGGCACAGCTCTCACTGGTACAGGAGCGAACAGTCTCTGTCCTGCCCTCCCTGAACAGACGGGTCATTGAGGCTTCATACGTCAAACAGAATCTCTTCTGGTCCTGGAATGCAGAAACAAAATTCACATGCAACTGAATGCAATGCAGAAATTTAATgtagacccacacacacacacacacacacacacacacacacacacacacacacacacacacacacacacacacacacacacacacacacacacacacacacacacacacacacacacacacacacacacacacacacacacacacacacacacacacacacacacacacacacttcagaggGAGGCTTACCCTGTAGTAGGCCAACTGAAGAGCCATCTGAATGAAGGCATCTGGACTGACTCGACACTTCTTGACCTTTCCTTTGCCAAAGTCTCGGAAGATGAAAACGTGCAAGTCCACATCATCAGCCAGGGCCTGGGCCACTGCCAGAGACTGAGAAATTTGCTCCTcgcactgagacacacacacacacacacacacacacacacacacacacacacacacacacacacacacacacacacacacacacacacacacacacacacacacaaagttaaagGTTCAGAAGGGTAACTTTATAATTGTCACAGTCACTACAAAAACATGTGGTAACATGTCTGAACCCTGGCAAACTTAATATGgactaaatatgataaaaacaagGAAATTGGGGAACACTGaatcaagattaaaaaaacatgattctgTCACTGCATTGCCTATTTATTTCCTCAAATATTTTAGCTGGAAAATGAGAAAGTTTGTGAGCCAGCTGCCATGTTGAAAAGAGGCAAAATTAAACACCACCTAACCTGCCGGAGCAAACTTTCTTGTTTTACAGCTAAAGAACAGATAATCTGTGTGTGACTTTGCCAATTACTCAATCTTCACTTAGCCAACtaaacaaaagcacacacacacacacacacacacacacacacacacacacacacacacacaccctgcccTGAGCTACTCCACTCAAAGGGCAGAACACACACAACTACCCGGCCCAGagggggatccctcctctgttgctctccctgaggtttttttttttcccccggtTAAAAAGGGtattttgaggagtttttccctggccaatgtgagggtcaaaggacagagggtgttgtaccatgtacagtctgtaaagccctttaaggtaaatttgtgattctgggctatataaattgaattgaattgaattgaattgaattgaattgaattgaattgaatgtgtttactgcagtggtggaagaagtaatcagatcccttacttaaataaaagtactaataccacactgcaaaattactccactacaagcaaAAGTCTTGCAATTTAAACTTACTTAAAAAAGTagaaagtatcagcatcaaaatgtacttaaagtatcaaagtaaaagaaCTAGTTATGTAGAATGGCTCGctcacattattttatatattccaaatatattattggtttatttgtattgatgcaattATGTGAGTAGTTTTAATATTGTAAAGATAAAgctcatttgaactacttaatatactgttatgtggtttactttaaaaaaaaaaaaattaagggaAATATATGAATGGATAACTTACCTCTGGAGGGATTTCCCAGTTCAATTTCTGTGGTCGTGGTAGTGATGAATCCACTTCTCCTTTGCAGTGACCTTCTGCATTATAACCGAGCTGGAAACAGTCATTAGAACAATGCGCCTGCAAAGACACAACAATGATAAGTGATGGCTTCTCAGTCTGAATCAGATCTGAACCTACTTTTCTTTCCATTCCTTACCTGCCATAAGTGTGCCATCACTGGCGCGTCACCCCAAGAGTGTTCTGCGTTGAGccccatttttccatttttgtagTAAACAACTGAGAAGGACTTGTCAAACCACCTGCAtgacaaccaaaaaaagattaaatgaaaCGTGTTGCATGCTCACACGACAGTGATCAGTTAGGTCTCAAATTACCTGTCATAACATTTCCCATGCATCAAGGATTTGGCGTAGAAATCTAAAAGTGTCGGGTCATCTGCCTTTATGTCGTCATCGTCATCTTCCAGGGTCACGAAGAAGGCTCCTTTCTCAATGCAGTCCAGAGAACGTTTATTGACTCCACTGCTGAAAAACTTTGTTCTGGCTTTAGCCCATGGAGTTCTGGGAAACATTTCACAGAAGGGCATTACATTAAGGATGCAGTGCGCTGTGTTGTCCATGTGATTAAAGCTAGTGGCTTGTTAAACAGACCTCTCTCCAGCAGTCAGGGCTGCCAGTTTGACTTCTCCTTTGCAGGGAGGTGAAGGGTCATCGAGGATCCTCTGAACCTGGAATTCAATCTCCCTGGGCGTCAGGAGTCTGCCTGCATGGTACATCCTAAGACGGAAGTAGCGACCCTTGTGGTATACGGCTATATAGTCACTGTCCTGCCAATGTGTGAGAGTGTCTACgcacacaaaaggaaaaaaattgtcaattgAGTAAAAGCCATGTGCTGTATtagaaacataaatacataagaCTTGATGCAATTCATTTACGGATTTATGTGTACCTTGTCTGACTGGCATGGGTTTTTCTCACATTCATCATTCATCTTCAGcaatgcattcattcattcaattacatttttgttggaATTGCAGCACATAGCGACTGAATCTGTAACATGTCCTTATGATATAATTCAGATCAAATTAGACAAAACATACATAGATAAACAATCTAAATAGATAATGTGGATGTGCAGGATGCATGTTATGTAGAGTGGCATGGGAAAGATGCTGTGTGATCTGACTTTATTCTACAAGTCAACTTTAAAAGCCCATAAAGCTGATGGGATAAGGTCTGATTcatatgcacacatataacacTCACACTGGCACACATTTGACTTTACTGAATTCAAATGAACAGTGAAACATCTTTACGACAGCCACAACAGATAGTTTTAGGTTATCTTTGTACTAAGAGGATGACTGAGATGACTTAAGAGATGAACTTAAAGCCTACTTAAAAGGTATGatggagattttttaaaatccttataataaacaaaaagacttgaaactagtgattgagaccatcaactcattatgagaatgtttatgGACGTAACAATTCAAATAAGAAGCAGGGTAATTTTCTCGTAGACTTATTTTTGGAAACAGTGGAGTcgacccctgctggccattcgaaagaatgcaagtttaaggcacttctgtattggcttcacttttcatgcCCGGATGTTGCTGCAGGTTCTGTTTCTTTCTGGTCCCGTTCTGTCACGTAAGTTGCTTcatattagggatgggaataattaatcaatgatcgatcaatggtcgttaagaatttggttgatcacatagaatttttaatcgatctgtgtattttttcgtTGTATCTAAGaatgcgtatcagtactcactgaactgaaacacggccgagcgttcagttctgcggccgtacgtgaataagccaatgagctgagagttaacttggataaagctacagtttgcaaactgaaagttgcaataacaattataaaacacacagaaatacataaTAGAGACATAATAGAGTGTTAATTTgggcaaaactagcttactgtatcaaaccttgctagcatgaattactgagtttaattttatacaaaactaacacaaaacactcttaaatatgcaagattactgtgaaaactaacctcatgcctcttcgggggctaaaactttgaactccttgacgtcatctttacagtttaatctcacttgagttagttttacgattgacaggaagtcttttaagtcctttcaaaataaaagcatccattatcaaacagacttttgcatagtactgtatatatatcttttattttgctcatgtatgcatgtttttatacatacttgagtatgtataaaaagatagggattaattgataaattgatcgttaacgtcaTAGATAATCGAGATTGCAGGTTTCATCCAAAAACACATCCCTACTTCATATAGTACCTTTAAGTGCCTGATTTTAGGACAGTGCTGCAGTATTTCTTTTCAAGATGTTGGTTTTATTAACATATGGACGAGGAACATTTATAAAACAAGAGACAGggatgtatcttgttttaatttcttaattatacacaacaaaatatgttaagcacatttgtgttgttatcatagtggtttgaaatttaaaaatctaGGATTGGGCCAgttgtgtaaaaaatataaatactacCTGTGAGTGTTCCAGGGATTCGACAAGTGTCGAACATCCGCTCAAATTGATAGGAACAGCAAGGAACTGCAGACCTCAACAACAACTGAGCAGGATGAAGGAGGACGGCCCAGTGTAGAAAGGAAGtaagggagagaaaaaggggAAACAAAAAGGatgatgaaaaaacaaatacaggaGAGTTGAAATAGAGAGGGAGGAAAATGTGTGGGCAGAAGAAAATAGACATTAGTTAGAGACAGACCCTTTTTAGAAACCCAGACAGACCTGCCATGAGACCAGAAGGCATGAGGAGACAGATGAGAGATGACAGGATGGCCTCTGCAGCAGACATATTATGACTCAGTGATTCGCAGCGCATTGCTTCTTGAGaccatacacacaaacacacacacacacagtctttcacacaatttttttatCCCACGCTAAAACTCCAGAGGGCTCAGACACCTTCAGTATGCCTCATCAGCTCTGAGGCAGTGGTGTGTTGTAGCTACCTGTtcgtcatatatatataaagcgcTGTGTGAAACATCATGTTGCCACAgcgtgtgtctatgtgtgtcagTCTCTTTACCGGTCTCCTCTCCAGGAATGCGTGTGGTGCTGAATAGTCTCTCACACTGAGCTGAACACAGAGGAATGCCAGAGCCTGGTAAACGGATCTGgtaaaatggaaaagaggagacGAAGGCAAGAACAGAGGAGAGCAGTGGAGAAAACGCAGGATCAAGCAaaaaaggagattttttttaaagagggaaataaataaagagaaatcAAGCAAGGGGAAAGGGAAGAGATGGTATGAGAACATGAGGGAAATGTCTTCACATAcactaaataaatgaatggatcTATCTTTAACATTCATGACACACAGACAGCGATGAATGGATGTTTTCCAGTCAAACGAAACATATACTGGTAGTCTCATACATTTCTACTGTAATTATTTTCAGCTTTCACAAAcaaataactccaacatgaaTGACATTTGATGAACAAGTCTTCTGTTGCCATAGCAAAGagacatgaataaaaaaacgCCTCCGTGTATATGAGGCAGCGAGTGCTCACTGCTTTCTAAACTCACAGGTTGAAGCTCTTCTTTGTTGAGTTTGCGGCGGTAAAGGAAGAGCGAGTGAAGGCTGTTGCCTGCCCTGGCCGCCTGGATGGGTGTGGGCGTCACATACATGAAGTCCTGGGGATGGACAAGGATACATTTTGACTGGACAGTTTGGGTGGGGTGTGCATAAATGGCATCTTCTAAGTTACTATTGCTATGGTTCTCTTGATAAAAAACAAGGTATTGTTAATTTAATACACTTATTCGCATTCAGATTACAATATGTGTGAAGATGTATGAATATAAATGTTGACAGTAAACATTAATTGTCAGTATAAACTGTGGTAGGCAGTTTTCtggaaaagaccaaaaaaaaatacataaaggaAAGCCAGAATTTGAAATACAGCCTTCCcctttttaatttgcatttgaATCTGGAACGTTGCAGTTATGTGGCATGTGATGTAACCACTCAGCTACAGAGAGGCTTCTACACTCTTGTTTTAATAACTCCATCTTCTTTTGGTTTGTCCTGCAGTGTAGGCAATTGCCAATGtttgaaaaacaacttttcctGCAGGATTTTCAACCACTGAATTAGGCTTTCACCATCTGAACGGACATGCCTCTGCATCTGTAGAACAGCCAATAGGAACACCCTCtctctgacctgtgattggccaaaTTCTGCCATCACAGGCTAGTTTTTATTAAAGCCTGAAATCAGAGCGAGAGGAGGTATAGAAGTCTATTTTTCTCTCAGATCCCTTGAATTTCAAAATGCtgccatggttttattgaatgTCTGCCCAATGAGGCCAAAAAATCTCAGCTTTAACTTTTCTAGgattaataaaaagataaaaacacatttacttgTCTTAGTCTAATAAGCAGTAACAATTATATGAATTATTCTACCCAAGTATGCTTCACAGAAACAATTATTAAATATCTCAAATCCATAAAATAGAGTAGAATAAATGAACCCTTAAGACCTGCTTCAGCCAACATGTCCAAACAGAGTCAATCAAATGGACTACACCAGGTTAGACTGCACATTTCTTAGGCCAAAAAGATGTTCATACCATGCCGTAATAGTTACTGTTGACCATTATTGGGCTGCGTCCACGAAGATAGACATACTCCTCCCACCAGTCACTAACCTGAAGaattaaaacaaagacacaataaaataattgtgAGGGAACTTATCTTGCAGCCAACTGGCAGCAACTTACATATTCAGACAGGATCAATTATTTAAACCACAGAACCTCACAATGATATACATtattaatgacattttaaatttcCTTTGGCCTGCTTTGCATTGGACATTTAAGTGCTGTTTGAAGTAGCCACACTCAAGCAGAGCATTGTGCTCGACCACTTACGTAGTTGGTGGCCCAGAGAGCTTTGAGTTTGAGGTACCACTGCAGGCGGTTACCAACGCCGCTCTCAAACTCCGCCGCCAGATTGGTCATGCGTTCATAGCTTGTGTCATCCAACAGTGGACGCATTGATTCCAAGTGCTAAACAAAAGAGAAGTGCAAAGAGGAAgtagaaataaaatgatcatAAGGATTACATGGGCttctaaaaacagaaatataaaaaaaaggtttgtgacACCCACATCAAACTCTGCTGATATAAGACCACATCTCTTTTCCACTGTATCTAATcttgtgttttaaatatatctCAGTTTAGAAGGGATACCTTGCATCTTTATACATTTCTCAACAAGCGTGTAGTCAGATGAAACACTTAGAACACAGCAAAGGAAATTTAGTGCAGCAGAGGCAGAAAATGATGAATGTGAGAAAGCGATCCATCTGTTTCAAAGACAGTAATCAGCGTGTTGTCATTTCCTCTGCTTCACGTGAGGTCTCACCCTTTTGACTGTGTCCTTGATGGCAGGCACAGGCATGTTTGGCAACGAACCCTGGTAGCTGTAGAGCAAAGGCTTTCTGCCAGAGAAGATCCGCACCAGCGCCTGGCATAGAAACAAAGGCAATCACAAACAAATACACTAAACATTACATTTGGACCAACTAAAGGcttattatttgtgtttttttttgtagacaAAAATAATGTATATCACGTATGCTATTTTTGGCATATGTTCACCAGTTTACTTTGCTGTCAATCAGCCCGGTTTTTCGTTTATGCAGGGAGAGCTGAAGCTGTTATCTCATCAAAGCcatcagactccattgacaaaaacagtcattctACCCCACAGAACACAAgagtttggtgttttaaagcGACAGTTCAgaatcaccaaagtcacacaaaaacacacacaaactaaacaACCGAGGCAGTGCTAGATCAGCAACTCCCGTGTTCTGTGAGAGaaaaattactgtatttttccatggagtctggtggctttaaaacATACATATTGTTGCGGCTTGCAGCAGTAGCTTTCGTGCTGGTACTGCATAGCAAAGATGACAGGACCAGATTACAGTGAAagtaagtggaaaaaaacactgaccACCCAGACTTTGGTGGTGTTGGACATCTTGCCGTGCTTCTCGAACATCCAGCGGTGGTAGGAGAGCAGCTGTTTGAGGCACAGGCGCATGGTGAAGATGAGTAAGAGCCATAGCATGGTGCTGAAGAGCACTGCTGACACCACCGTCTGGCACTGGGTACTCATCGACTGGCTGCAAATGAAAGGAGGAGACGGAGGGGAAAcagggaggggaaaaaagagcaGTGAGCGAAACAAATAACGGTAAAATATTGAACGAGAATAAAGAGCAACAAGGAACAAGGATGGATGAAaggaaaattactttttaaatttttaatgagAACAGCTAGCTGTTTCACAGTGGTAATATAAAGCGTaatgacatttaaaattattttccaaATCAGTGATGTGAACAATATCCAGTGGTGGAttgtaactaattacatttactcaagtactgtacttcagtacaattttgaggtacttgttctttacttaagtatttccatttaatgtaactttacacTAATACACTGCTatatttagaggcaaatgttgtactttttaccccactacatttagctaacagctttagttacttttcaggtcaagactTAACCTACAAAACATGATATGAGacataaatgcattaacaatattaatattatatttggaatatatgtaaCAATCTGAggggggccattctgcataacgagtacttttacttttgatactttcggtacattttgatgattgtacttttacttttcgtaagttttgaatacaggactttttttttttaacttttatttgtagtggagtaattttgcagtgtggtatttgtacttttacttaattaagggatctgaacacttcttccaccactgcattaaAAAAGTATTGGCTATGTAAAGTAGAATATTAGATTTGTGAGCAAAGGcaccctccctctctgtgtgcTGTAATTTCAGAGTCTCTGTTCTTTAGCTGTACAAAGAGAAAGGCTGAGACAAAATAATATGCATTAACTTTAACCATTTCATCGAATCAAGAGATGTATTACCTGACTGGCAGGTGCTCCTGTATCTTGGCTATGAGTCCCATGGAGGGGTCGGAGCGCGTGTACATAGTAGCCAGGATTGCAATTACCACAAATAGCCAGGAGGAAGGACTAGCAGGATACACCCCCGTTATCACGCTGTTCTGTTAACATGAAAAAAGAGAGACTGGTTTAAAATCCCATTCTTCCTGTTGACAATCAGTACCCTGACATGCACAGTGACAATTCAGTAGTCAAGTAAATAGTAAAGTgtttaagtaaaacacattatataaatgCTCAGGCTATGTCTAATGCATTTAGCCCAGTAGATGCAGCCTGATTTGCACAACCAAATCACCAgtaatttaactgtttatttaaggcTTTTGCAGGAGGTGCATTACCAACTTGATATGGATATGAAAcgcataaaacagaaaaaataacctTAATTCTTATCCAAATTACTTTGGGAAATGAATGAGTGATGGACGTGGGGATCAAACACAGACAAGAGGAAAgagtgtgtcattttgtgtggcatttattattgattgatAATGATCCACACATgatgaaaggggaaaaaacactgaGAGCATGCTCTCTTTTTCTGGGAGCACTCTGCATACAGGGTtatacaaccaaaacaaaaacataacatttttaacaattaaCAGTAAAAGACGATGCAACACTGTTGCATTCAGCCTGTGTCGGTGTTTTAATGAAAAAGGTGAAAGTACAAGTAACTTTTTGCCAAGTTCAAGTTTGTTATTGCAAAGGAGCAAGCTGCGAACCTGCAAATTGAGaagaatgaccagaaaatgtGATGTGTGAAACCCTGGTTATGGTATCGACTGCTTATTTCACTCCTGATTTGTCATGTTACATATAAAAACACCACATAAACATCTTGGCAAGGTTAAAAACTAGATTGTCATTGGAGGAGTTCTTTAAGATTCTTCAACATTTTGCTCAAATTTTACAAGTGCTGAAACGAATAGTGTGAGAAAAGCAGTAACACCAAAGAGAAGGAGGTATATATGTAATTGttatagggttgtcaaaagtatcgatactcaaaaaagtatcgataataaaacgttgtatccggatacaatactcattttcaaaagtatcgagtatctgaagcttgttatcatagttgcagtttctttttgcacaactgatttttattataaatatttaacctgtggttctgttaatttttacatgttgcatttttcttgtaaatcaaaatatttctgttaaattttgggctctttgtttttatccttgtggtatcgaaaattgtatcgagtatcaaatattttcctgagtatcggtatcgagttgaaaattttagtattgtgacaatcCTAAATTGTTATAAACAGTTTTAGGACTCAGACAACAGGTGTGAGTGGAGATACCTTGATACCGATGATCCGCTTCTTCCAGGAGCGCACACCAGAGAGGTAGATCTCAGTGAGGGCCTGGTGGGACAGCTGCAGATCAATGCCATCTCGGGTGACCGTGAACTGGAAGGCCACCGCCTGGTGGGCCTCCGCCATGATGACTGTGCACGCTGTGAAAGATAGAAAGTGAGaagaaaagaacattttttcaaTAGTCAGCCAACAACCTAAAGGCAAGAAGGTTCTGTGAAGCCTCAAGCAACAAACGTCTGAAACGTGATCTCAGGTAAATATGGAAAGCATACACAATTACTTATATACTTAGGTGACTAACATTTGCAAACATTTGAATGC
This window contains:
- the LOC131959330 gene encoding carnitine O-palmitoyltransferase 1, liver isoform-like isoform X2, with protein sequence MAEAHQAVAFQFTVTRDGIDLQLSHQALTEIYLSGVRSWKKRIIGIKNSVITGVYPASPSSWLFVVIAILATMYTRSDPSMGLIAKIQEHLPVSQSMSTQCQTVVSAVLFSTMLWLLLIFTMRLCLKQLLSYHRWMFEKHGKMSNTTKVWVALVRIFSGRKPLLYSYQGSLPNMPVPAIKDTVKRHLESMRPLLDDTSYERMTNLAAEFESGVGNRLQWYLKLKALWATNYVSDWWEEYVYLRGRSPIMVNSNYYGMDFMYVTPTPIQAARAGNSLHSLFLYRRKLNKEELQPLLLRSAVPCCSYQFERMFDTCRIPGTLTDTLTHWQDSDYIAVYHKGRYFRLRMYHAGRLLTPREIEFQVQRILDDPSPPCKGEVKLAALTAGERTPWAKARTKFFSSGVNKRSLDCIEKGAFFVTLEDDDDDIKADDPTLLDFYAKSLMHGKCYDRWFDKSFSVVYYKNGKMGLNAEHSWGDAPVMAHLWQAHCSNDCFQLGYNAEGHCKGEVDSSLPRPQKLNWEIPPECEEQISQSLAVAQALADDVDLHVFIFRDFGKGKVKKCRVSPDAFIQMALQLAYYRDQKRFCLTYEASMTRLFREGRTETVRSCTSESCAFIRALEGGEATDVCRRLFQEATEKHQNLYRLAMTGAGIDRHLFCLYVVSKYLGVESPFLKEMQSEAWRLSTSQTPVQIEMFDVVNHPDYVVCGGGFGPVADDGYGVSYCVVGENIFGFHISCKHSCPDTDAHRFGGEIIKALHDLLELLSPGRTELKTQLKSSEVKKNL
- the LOC131959330 gene encoding carnitine O-palmitoyltransferase 1, liver isoform-like isoform X1, with product MAEAHQAVAFQFTVTRDGIDLQLSHQALTEIYLSGVRSWKKRIIGIKNSVITGVYPASPSSWLFVVIAILATMYTRSDPSMGLIAKIQEHLPVSQSMSTQCQTVVSAVLFSTMLWLLLIFTMRLCLKQLLSYHRWMFEKHGKMSNTTKVWVALVRIFSGRKPLLYSYQGSLPNMPVPAIKDTVKRHLESMRPLLDDTSYERMTNLAAEFESGVGNRLQWYLKLKALWATNYVSDWWEEYVYLRGRSPIMVNSNYYGMDFMYVTPTPIQAARAGNSLHSLFLYRRKLNKEELQPIRLPGSGIPLCSAQCERLFSTTRIPGEETDTLTHWQDSDYIAVYHKGRYFRLRMYHAGRLLTPREIEFQVQRILDDPSPPCKGEVKLAALTAGERTPWAKARTKFFSSGVNKRSLDCIEKGAFFVTLEDDDDDIKADDPTLLDFYAKSLMHGKCYDRWFDKSFSVVYYKNGKMGLNAEHSWGDAPVMAHLWQAHCSNDCFQLGYNAEGHCKGEVDSSLPRPQKLNWEIPPECEEQISQSLAVAQALADDVDLHVFIFRDFGKGKVKKCRVSPDAFIQMALQLAYYRDQKRFCLTYEASMTRLFREGRTETVRSCTSESCAFIRALEGGEATDVCRRLFQEATEKHQNLYRLAMTGAGIDRHLFCLYVVSKYLGVESPFLKEMQSEAWRLSTSQTPVQIEMFDVVNHPDYVVCGGGFGPVADDGYGVSYCVVGENIFGFHISCKHSCPDTDAHRFGGEIIKALHDLLELLSPGRTELKTQLKSSEVKKNL